The following coding sequences are from one bacterium window:
- a CDS encoding 4-hydroxy-tetrahydrodipicolinate reductase, whose product MSKPAIAALFGAAGRMGREILKQAWRHDELLIAYGYDVQNVGDVVETITVEKPPAKLPGDVKIVMDFSAAEAVLQNLERALEAGVPYLCGVTGLPEATGNELRASANEIPVFHSPNMSPGMNVMFRLAAYAAKRLPGYERHIFELHHTQKKDSPSGTALHLSRAVEEETGEETTITALRMGDVPGEHRFLLGGPGERLEIIHRADSRAVFAIGALRAAVWLVKRPPGFYKMGDVLEG is encoded by the coding sequence ATGTCTAAACCGGCGATCGCGGCTCTGTTCGGAGCGGCCGGGCGGATGGGCCGCGAGATTCTGAAACAGGCTTGGCGGCACGATGAGTTGCTCATCGCCTACGGATACGACGTGCAGAACGTGGGCGACGTCGTTGAGACGATTACCGTCGAGAAGCCGCCCGCCAAGCTTCCCGGCGATGTGAAAATCGTGATGGACTTCTCCGCCGCCGAGGCCGTGCTGCAGAATCTCGAACGGGCCTTGGAGGCGGGCGTGCCGTATCTGTGTGGTGTGACCGGGCTGCCCGAGGCGACGGGGAACGAGCTGCGCGCGTCGGCCAACGAAATTCCCGTGTTCCATTCGCCCAACATGTCTCCGGGAATGAATGTGATGTTCCGCCTCGCGGCTTACGCGGCCAAGCGGCTGCCTGGCTACGAGCGGCACATCTTCGAACTTCATCACACGCAGAAAAAGGACTCGCCCTCGGGCACCGCGCTGCATCTTTCGCGGGCGGTCGAGGAGGAGACGGGTGAGGAGACGACCATCACCGCTCTGCGCATGGGAGACGTTCCCGGCGAGCACCGCTTTCTGCTCGGCGGCCCCGGCGAACGGCTGGAGATCATCCACCGCGCCGATTCCCGCGCCGTCTTCGCCATCGGCGCTCTCCGTGCAGCCGTCTGGCTTGTCAAACGCCCCCCCGGATTCTACAAGATGGGCGACGTGCTGGAAGGATAG
- a CDS encoding GIY-YIG nuclease family protein — protein sequence MRTYYVYIVASLTRKLHIGSTSDLKRRLYEHKHRLIEGFTAKYNMNRLVYYEETTDARAVVERERQLKGWRREKKVALIHSVDPAWKDLSAEWFEDVQAQRVGGDSSLRSE from the coding sequence ATGCGAACGTATTATGTCTACATCGTTGCCAGCCTTACTCGCAAATTGCATATCGGTTCGACAAGCGACTTGAAACGACGCCTGTACGAACACAAACATAGATTGATCGAAGGCTTCACGGCGAAGTACAACATGAATCGGCTGGTGTATTACGAAGAGACGACCGATGCCCGTGCCGTTGTCGAGCGTGAACGGCAATTGAAGGGCTGGCGGCGCGAGAAGAAGGTCGCCCTCATTCATTCGGTTGATCCGGCATGGAAGGACCTGAGCGCCGAGTGGTTTGAAGACGTGCAAGCCCAGCGGGTGGGCGGAGATTCTTCACTTCGTTCAGAATGA
- a CDS encoding T9SS type A sorting domain-containing protein: MAVSDQSGGLYVVWSDYRLAPGPVLAGSHVNADGEIGPDPFWAPELGGILSDSILGIVNEPWLVAGPSGTAVVFWVHDRQQSSNQFLDLYAQRIGAVGLSAEEPASTVPSGFALFPCYPNPFNSATAIVFELATASFVKLTVYDLLGREVAVLTDRVLPMGRHEYLFNASALASGIYFYRLQAGNFTQTRKMVLVR, from the coding sequence ATGGCCGTCTCCGATCAATCGGGCGGCCTATACGTAGTCTGGAGTGATTATCGCCTCGCCCCCGGCCCGGTGCTCGCCGGTAGTCATGTGAATGCCGATGGCGAGATCGGACCGGATCCGTTCTGGGCACCGGAACTCGGCGGAATCCTTTCGGACAGTATACTGGGCATCGTAAATGAGCCGTGGCTGGTAGCCGGTCCATCGGGAACGGCGGTGGTGTTCTGGGTCCACGACCGGCAACAATCCTCTAATCAATTTCTGGATCTCTACGCGCAGCGCATCGGGGCGGTCGGACTGAGCGCAGAAGAACCCGCGTCCACGGTCCCTTCGGGTTTCGCGCTCTTTCCCTGCTACCCGAATCCGTTCAACTCGGCGACGGCCATCGTTTTCGAGTTAGCGACAGCATCCTTTGTGAAGCTGACGGTGTACGATCTGTTGGGTCGCGAAGTGGCTGTGCTGACCGACCGCGTGTTGCCGATGGGACGACATGAATATCTCTTCAATGCGAGCGCTCTGGCATCGGGGATTTATTTCTACCGTCTGCAGGCGGGGAATTTCACACAGACCCGGAAAATGGTTCTGGTTCGATAG